One part of the Kryptolebias marmoratus isolate JLee-2015 linkage group LG2, ASM164957v2, whole genome shotgun sequence genome encodes these proteins:
- the LOC108248062 gene encoding uncharacterized protein LOC108248062 yields MESRQFIVLSFVLAGVRLSGARLRGVRPSGYWMAGTQTPDIVKEFKSAVGPQKEHSSLFAELVGRFHSKWLQSADDKLRWKFPVEQVEPEIRPPVQLNVQQPVVSNRVAVKCGESKVQVEVSQDLLGIGKLVNPDEITLGGCPPVEIDDLSHVLIFESELHNCGSTLEVNEAGFVYVFKLIYDPRILGTSLITRSQRTVIGVECHYIN; encoded by the exons ATGGAGTCCAGGCAGTTTATTGTGCTCAGCTTTGTTCTGGCAGGTGTCAGGCTGAGTGGTGCTCGTCTCCGTGGTGTGAGACCATCAGGTTACTGGATGGCTGGCACACAAACTCCTGACATAGTGAAAGAATTCAAGTCAGCAGTCGGACCTCAGAAAGAACACTCCAGTCTGTTTGCTGAGCTGGTTGGCAGGTTTCATTCAAAGTGGCTCCAGTCTGCAGATGATAAACTCAGATGGAAGTTTCCAGTAGAGCAGGTGGAGCCGGAGATCAGGCCTCCTGTCCAGCTGAACGTGCAACAGCCAGTGGTGTCAAACAGGGTAGCTGTGAAGTGTGGGGAGAGTAAGGTCCAGGTGGAAGTGAGTCAGGACCTGCTGGGCATCGGCAAGTTGGTAAATCCAGATGAAATCACACTTGGAGGCTGTCCACCTGTTGAGATCGACGACTTATCTCATGTGCTGATCTTTGAGTCTGAGCTGCATAACTGTGGAAGCACACTGGAG GTAAATGAGGCTGGCTTCGTTTATGTTTTTAAGCTGATCTATGACCCCAGAATATTGGGCACAAGTCTCATTACAAGGAGCCAGAGAACAGTGATCGGAGTGGAGTGCCACTACATCAACTGA